One window from the genome of Kryptolebias marmoratus isolate JLee-2015 linkage group LG1, ASM164957v2, whole genome shotgun sequence encodes:
- the ptgs1 gene encoding prostaglandin G/H synthase 1 isoform X1 encodes MKAELSFFSVWVLLMLLMSSSSAVNPCCYYPCENTGVCVRFGLDGYRCDCTRTGFYGENCTNPEFWTRIRLMLKPNPSAVHFLLTNFKWFWNLVNWSFLRGTFMRIVLTVRNELIPSPPTYNTKYGYISWESYQNISYYTRLLPPVPEDCPLPMGTKGKPVLPDAKELTERFFKRQKFRPDPQGTNLMFAFMAQHFTHQFFKTSHKAKGGFTRALGHGVDASNIYGEDLERQDQLRLHTDGKLKYQLINGDMYPPKVSEVPVKMVYREGTPAEQRLAIGQEMFGLVPGLTMYATIWLREHNRVCDILKAEHPTWDDEQLFQTTRLIIIGEIINIIIEEYVQHLSGYHLQLTYDPSLLFNVRFQYTNRIALEFCHLYHWHPLMPDSFFINGDEIPYSRFLYNTSVLTHYGVEKLVDAFSRQPAGQIGGGHNTHEAVLRVAQTIIKEARYARLQSFNQYRKRFNLKPYASFQELTDDAEMAQGLEELYGDIDALEFYPGIMLEKTRPNLIFGESMVEMGAPFSLKGLLGNPINSPEYWKPSTFGGETGFSIIKTATLKKLVCLNTKWCPYVDFHVPRKEEEEEAEPRKPSTEL; translated from the exons ATGAAAG CAGAGCTGAGCTTCTTTTCTGTCTGGGTGCTACTGATGCTGCTGATGAGCTCATCATCTGCTG tgaatCCTTGTTGCTACTACCCCTGTGAGAACACAGGAGTGTGTGTGCGGTTTGGACTGGACGGCTACAGATGTGACTGCACTCGCACCGGCTTTTATGGTGAAAACTGCACCAATC CGGAGTTCTGGACCAGAATCCGTCTCATGCTGAAGCCCAATCCCTCAGCGGTTCACTTCCTCCTGACTAATTTCAAGTGGTTCTGGAACCTCGTTAACTGGTCCTTCCTGCGAGGCACCTTTATGAGAATAGTCCTGACTG TCAGAAATGAACTTATTCCGAGTCCTCCAACCTACAATACCAAATATGGGTACATCAGCTGGGAATCCTACCAGAACATCTCCTACTACACCCGGCTCCTACCTCCCGTGCCTGAAGACTGCCCTCTGCCAATGGGCACTAAAG GTAAACCTGTTCTTCCTGATGCCAAAGAGTTGACAGAGAGATTTTTCAAAAGACAGAAATTTCGGCCAGATCCTCAGGGAACCAACTTGATGTTTGCCTTCATGGCTCAACACTTCACCCATCAGTTCTTCAAGACAAGTCACAAAGCTAAAGGAGGCTTCACCAGAGCTTTAGGACACGGG gTAGATGCAAGCAACATCTATGGAGAAGACCTTGAACGACAGGATCAGCTTCGGCTTCATACAGATGGGAAGCTAAAATATCAG TTGATAAATGGCGACATGTACCCTCCGAAAGTGTCCGAGGTCCCTGTGAAAATGGTGTACCGTGAAGGAACCCCTGCAGAGCAACGTCTGGCCATCGGTCAGGAGATGTTCGGCCTCGTGCCGGGCCTCACCATGTACGCCACCATCTGGCTGAGGGAGCACAACAGAGTCTGTGACATCCTGAAGGCGGAGCATCCCACCTGGGACGATGAGCAGCTTTTCCAGACCACCAGACTCATCATTATTG GTGAGATCATTAACATCATAATAGAAGAGTATGTGCAGCACCTGAGCGGCTACCACCTGCAGCTGACCTACGACCCATCCCTGCTCTTCAATGTGCGTTTCCAATACACCAATCGCATCGCCCTGGAGTTCTGCCATCTCTACCACTGGCACCCACTGATGCCAGACAGCTTCTTCATCAATGGAGATGAAATCCCATACTCCCGTTTTTTATACAACACCTCTGTCCTCACCCATTATGGCGTGGAAAAGCTGGTGGATGCTTTCTCTCGCCAACCTGCAGGACAG attGGTGGAGGCCACAACACCCATGAGGCGGTGCTCAGAGTGGCACAAACGATCATCAAAGAGGCCAGATATGCACGGCTGCAGTCTTTCAATCAGTACAGGAAAAGGTTTAACCTGAAGCCGTACGCATCCTTTCAGGAGTTAACTG ATGACGCAGAAATGGCTCAAGGCTTGGAGGAACTCTATGGAGACATTGACGCTCTGGAGTTTTATCCTGGCATCATGCTGGAGAAAACTCGTCCTAACCTAATTTTTGGTGAGAGCATGGTGGAGATGGGTGCTCCCTTCTCCCTGAAAGGCCTGCTGGGAAACCCCATCAACTCCCCTGAGTACTGGAAGCCCAGCACCTTCGGAGGGGAGACGGGCTTCAGCATCATCAAAACGGCCACTCTGAAGAAACTGGTGTGCCTCAACACCAAGTGGTGTCCGTACGTGGACTTCCATGTGCCgagaaaggaggaagaggaggaggcagaacCGAGGAAACCTTCAACTGAACTTTGA
- the ptgs1 gene encoding prostaglandin G/H synthase 1 isoform X2, protein MKELSFFSVWVLLMLLMSSSSAVNPCCYYPCENTGVCVRFGLDGYRCDCTRTGFYGENCTNPEFWTRIRLMLKPNPSAVHFLLTNFKWFWNLVNWSFLRGTFMRIVLTVRNELIPSPPTYNTKYGYISWESYQNISYYTRLLPPVPEDCPLPMGTKGKPVLPDAKELTERFFKRQKFRPDPQGTNLMFAFMAQHFTHQFFKTSHKAKGGFTRALGHGVDASNIYGEDLERQDQLRLHTDGKLKYQLINGDMYPPKVSEVPVKMVYREGTPAEQRLAIGQEMFGLVPGLTMYATIWLREHNRVCDILKAEHPTWDDEQLFQTTRLIIIGEIINIIIEEYVQHLSGYHLQLTYDPSLLFNVRFQYTNRIALEFCHLYHWHPLMPDSFFINGDEIPYSRFLYNTSVLTHYGVEKLVDAFSRQPAGQIGGGHNTHEAVLRVAQTIIKEARYARLQSFNQYRKRFNLKPYASFQELTDDAEMAQGLEELYGDIDALEFYPGIMLEKTRPNLIFGESMVEMGAPFSLKGLLGNPINSPEYWKPSTFGGETGFSIIKTATLKKLVCLNTKWCPYVDFHVPRKEEEEEAEPRKPSTEL, encoded by the exons ATGAAAG AGCTGAGCTTCTTTTCTGTCTGGGTGCTACTGATGCTGCTGATGAGCTCATCATCTGCTG tgaatCCTTGTTGCTACTACCCCTGTGAGAACACAGGAGTGTGTGTGCGGTTTGGACTGGACGGCTACAGATGTGACTGCACTCGCACCGGCTTTTATGGTGAAAACTGCACCAATC CGGAGTTCTGGACCAGAATCCGTCTCATGCTGAAGCCCAATCCCTCAGCGGTTCACTTCCTCCTGACTAATTTCAAGTGGTTCTGGAACCTCGTTAACTGGTCCTTCCTGCGAGGCACCTTTATGAGAATAGTCCTGACTG TCAGAAATGAACTTATTCCGAGTCCTCCAACCTACAATACCAAATATGGGTACATCAGCTGGGAATCCTACCAGAACATCTCCTACTACACCCGGCTCCTACCTCCCGTGCCTGAAGACTGCCCTCTGCCAATGGGCACTAAAG GTAAACCTGTTCTTCCTGATGCCAAAGAGTTGACAGAGAGATTTTTCAAAAGACAGAAATTTCGGCCAGATCCTCAGGGAACCAACTTGATGTTTGCCTTCATGGCTCAACACTTCACCCATCAGTTCTTCAAGACAAGTCACAAAGCTAAAGGAGGCTTCACCAGAGCTTTAGGACACGGG gTAGATGCAAGCAACATCTATGGAGAAGACCTTGAACGACAGGATCAGCTTCGGCTTCATACAGATGGGAAGCTAAAATATCAG TTGATAAATGGCGACATGTACCCTCCGAAAGTGTCCGAGGTCCCTGTGAAAATGGTGTACCGTGAAGGAACCCCTGCAGAGCAACGTCTGGCCATCGGTCAGGAGATGTTCGGCCTCGTGCCGGGCCTCACCATGTACGCCACCATCTGGCTGAGGGAGCACAACAGAGTCTGTGACATCCTGAAGGCGGAGCATCCCACCTGGGACGATGAGCAGCTTTTCCAGACCACCAGACTCATCATTATTG GTGAGATCATTAACATCATAATAGAAGAGTATGTGCAGCACCTGAGCGGCTACCACCTGCAGCTGACCTACGACCCATCCCTGCTCTTCAATGTGCGTTTCCAATACACCAATCGCATCGCCCTGGAGTTCTGCCATCTCTACCACTGGCACCCACTGATGCCAGACAGCTTCTTCATCAATGGAGATGAAATCCCATACTCCCGTTTTTTATACAACACCTCTGTCCTCACCCATTATGGCGTGGAAAAGCTGGTGGATGCTTTCTCTCGCCAACCTGCAGGACAG attGGTGGAGGCCACAACACCCATGAGGCGGTGCTCAGAGTGGCACAAACGATCATCAAAGAGGCCAGATATGCACGGCTGCAGTCTTTCAATCAGTACAGGAAAAGGTTTAACCTGAAGCCGTACGCATCCTTTCAGGAGTTAACTG ATGACGCAGAAATGGCTCAAGGCTTGGAGGAACTCTATGGAGACATTGACGCTCTGGAGTTTTATCCTGGCATCATGCTGGAGAAAACTCGTCCTAACCTAATTTTTGGTGAGAGCATGGTGGAGATGGGTGCTCCCTTCTCCCTGAAAGGCCTGCTGGGAAACCCCATCAACTCCCCTGAGTACTGGAAGCCCAGCACCTTCGGAGGGGAGACGGGCTTCAGCATCATCAAAACGGCCACTCTGAAGAAACTGGTGTGCCTCAACACCAAGTGGTGTCCGTACGTGGACTTCCATGTGCCgagaaaggaggaagaggaggaggcagaacCGAGGAAACCTTCAACTGAACTTTGA